A DNA window from Daucus carota subsp. sativus chromosome 3, DH1 v3.0, whole genome shotgun sequence contains the following coding sequences:
- the LOC135151732 gene encoding protein FAR1-RELATED SEQUENCE 5-like: MVFVPICGVDNHRKCVTFGAGLLSKEDIAHYKWIFQALLNCMGRHPLCILTDQCAAMKQAIADVFDKEKTRHRLCMWHIMKKFPSKVGVVLAMDGGFLSKLKPFVWGENLDISEFEAGWKSLMDEFKMTDNEWLCDMYECRHLWIPAYFKEDPLLGILRTTSWSESANSFFSHYHQPGDTLSQFYLRFETAMDKQRNINSDLNHKSNVAFPSTDTELFLEKDAAELYTREIFYKFQKQVRDACFHLVIKDMSGVEVKKFVLHDLKAAKEFQVLHILENHKLECSCRMFERIGLPCSHLILALKQVPVHKLPRHLVLNRWMKNAEKNATRFVSSTSSDDKEKFSVIVNDIWFDFNSCMGLAGDNKEALDLIQSCLKDVKQKLRGWKFEGKLVVGNKKDVVEKFIGSEIPVNIEVKPPNQCRNKGCVTKRIKSAAEKSTILSGKLKRICRYCKTEVYHDFRNCPVRKMQNLDENSVGKKKQKQSTDNSESGMGDNFEL, from the exons ATGGTTTTTGTTCCAATCTGTGGTGTTGACAATCATAGAAAGTGTGTAACTTTTGGTGCTGGTCTACTTTCAAAAGAAGATATAGCTCATTACAAATGGATTTTTCAAGCTTTACTAAATTGTATGGGGCGACATCCATTATGCATATTGACTGATCAATGTGCTGCAATGAAACAAGCAATTGCTGATGTGtttgataaagaaaagacaaggcATCGTCTTTGTATGTGGCACATCATGAAAAAATTTCCATCCAAG gTTGGTGTGGTATTGGCAATGGATGGTGGATTTTTATCAAAGCTTAAACCTTTTGTATGGGGTGAAAATTTGGATATATCTGAGTTTGAAGCTGGTTGGAAATCTTTGATGGATGAGTTTAAGATGACTGACAATGAGTGGTTGTGTGATATGTATGAATGCCGACATTTATGGATTCCAGCATATTTCAAAGAAGATCCTTTATTAGGAATATTACGGACAACATCTTGGTCAGAAAGTGCAAATTCATTTTTTAGTCATTATCATCAACCTGGTGATACTCTATCTCAGTTTTATCTACGTTTTGAGACTGCAATGGATAAGCAACGTAATATCAATTCAGACTTGAATCATAAGTCTAATGTTGCGTTCCCAAGTACTGATACAGAACTATTTTTGGAGAAGGATGCTGCAGAGTTATACACAcgtgaaatattttataaattccaGAAACAAGTACGAGATGCTTGTTTCCATTTGGTAATAAAGGATATGAGTGGTGTTGAAGTAAAGAAGTTTGTTTTACATGATCTTAAAGCTGCTAAAGAATTTCAG GTTTTGCACATTTTGGAAAATCATAAACTTGAGTGTTCTTGTAGGATGTTTGAAAGAATTGGTTTGCCATGCAGTCATTTGATTCTTGCATTAAAACAAGTTCCTGTGCACAAGCTTCCAAGGCATCTTGTTCTGAATAGATGGATGAAAAATGCTGAGAAAAATGCAACAAGATTTGTTTCAAGCACATCAAGTGATGATAAAGAGAAATTTAGTGTTATTGTGAATGAtatttggtttgatttcaatTCGTGTATGGGGTTGGCTGGTGACAATAAAGAAGCACTTGATTTGATTCAAAGTTGTCTAAAAGATGTAAAACAGAAGTTACGTGGTTGGAAATTTGAAGGGAAGCTAGTTGTGGGAAACAAGAAAGATGTTGTTGAAAAGTTTATTGGATCAGAGATTCCAGTTAACATTGAAGTCAAGCCTCCAAATCAATGTCGGAACAAAGGGTGTGTAACAAAGAGAATTAAGAGTGCTGCTGAAAAATCAACTATACTTTCTGGTAAACTAAAGAGGATTTGCAGGTATTGCAAGACAGAAGTTTATCATGACTTTAGGAATTGTCCTGTAAGAAAAATGCAAAATTTGGATGAGAATTCTGTTGGgaagaagaaacaaaaacaaagtaCAGACAACAGTGAAAGTGGCATGGGTGACAATTTTGAACTCTAG
- the LOC135151373 gene encoding protein FAR1-RELATED SEQUENCE 5-like, with translation MDLNSGFGDKIAQNFDANTLPMDVVAIEDDDLSLGEVDDLSSRKYVSPGSTTYWLPCMVDSKPNVGKSFRSIDEAAHFYVDYGRSCGFDIRRGSEKRYRDGRIQSKRFHCSREGFYSKNGEKNDDGSFCSKQKRKSMFTRCGCPAMIVVKHTKGSIYEITLFIEQHNHRFASADGKKFLKANRSMTAAHQNFAFDCSKVRIGPARAFGLMKEFVGGYDQIGATVVDFKNWNRDLKNIIGNADAQVILNKFQSLKDSSNGRFYYEHDVDESGKLTKLFWADCVGRRNYDVFGDVISVDVTFSTNK, from the exons ATGGACTTGAATTCAG GTTTTGGTGATAAAATTGCTCAAAACTTTGATGCTAATACATTGCCTATGGATGTTGTGGCTATAGAAGATGATGATTTGTCTTTGGGAGAAGTTGATGATTTGTCTTCGCGTAAATATGTATCTCCAGGTTCTACAACGTATTGGTTGCCTTGTATGGTTGATAGTAAACCTAATGTTGGAAAATCATTTAGGAGTATAGATGAGGCTGCGCATTTTTATGTTGATTATGGTCGTTCTTGTGGATTTGATATTAGGCGTGGTAGTGAGAAGCGATATCGAGATGGACGTATTCAATCGAAACGTTTTCACTGTTCACGAGAAGGCttttattctaaaaatggtGAGAAGAATGATGATGGCTCATTTTGTTCAAAACAAAAGAGGAAAAGTATGTTTACTAGATGTGGATGTCCTGCTATGATTGTGGTGAAACATACGAAGGGTTCAATATATGAGATTACTTTGTTTATTGAACAACATAATCATAGGTTTGCTAGTGCTGATGGTAAGAAGTTTTTGAAGGCAAACCGGTCAATGACTGCTGCACATCAAAATTTTGCATTTGATTGTTCAAAAGTCAGAATAGGTCCTGCTCGTGCGTTTGGTTTAATGAAAGAGTTTGTTGGAGGGTATGACCAGATTGGGGCAACAgttgttgattttaaaaattggaatagagacttgaagaacaTAATTGGGAATGCAGATGCACAAGTAATATTGAATAAATTTCAATCTTTGAAGGATTCTTCTAATGGCAGATTCTACTATGAACATGATGTGGATGAGTCTGGAAAATTGACAAAGTTATTTTGGGCAGATTGTGTTGGTCGTAGAAACTATGATGTGTTTGGTGATGTTATTTCAGTAGATGTCACATTTAGTACTAATAAGTAA